In the Nitrospirales bacterium LBB_01 genome, one interval contains:
- a CDS encoding ATP-binding cassette domain-containing protein, whose amino-acid sequence MTETLLKVTGLKKHYATGSGFLKKTGYVKAVDGVDFAIEKNTVFALVGESGCGKSTVARLVLRLIEATGGDVLFKGKSVFSLKGDNLKAYRRAVQIVFQDPFASLNPRMKIFTTLSEPLLIHKLCPRAEFRERVGKLLTNVGLEPDVMNRYPHEFSGGQRQRICIARALALSPELIVADEPLSSLDVSIQAQVLNLLKDLKDAYGLSFLFISHDLNVVRYFSDTIGVMYLGKIVELAKSEDLFSAPMHPYTVMLIESAPKIRTSKPQRKTFDVNSLDVPSPINIPAGCPFHPRCPKCSDICKTEIPQLQPHDGRLAACHLLS is encoded by the coding sequence ATGACTGAAACTCTGTTAAAAGTAACTGGACTAAAGAAACACTACGCCACAGGGTCTGGATTTTTGAAAAAAACCGGATACGTTAAAGCTGTTGACGGAGTGGATTTTGCGATTGAGAAAAACACAGTGTTTGCCCTTGTTGGAGAGAGCGGCTGCGGTAAGTCAACAGTAGCGCGTCTGGTGTTGAGACTAATTGAGGCTACAGGCGGTGATGTGCTCTTTAAGGGTAAAAGCGTGTTTAGTCTTAAAGGCGATAACCTTAAAGCATACCGGCGGGCTGTGCAGATAGTTTTTCAAGACCCGTTTGCCTCTTTAAACCCTCGGATGAAAATATTTACGACACTCTCTGAACCTCTCTTAATTCACAAACTCTGTCCGAGGGCTGAGTTTCGTGAACGTGTTGGAAAGCTGCTGACTAATGTTGGGCTTGAGCCAGACGTTATGAACCGCTATCCGCACGAGTTTAGCGGAGGGCAGCGTCAGAGGATTTGTATAGCGCGGGCGCTTGCGCTGTCTCCTGAGTTAATCGTTGCCGATGAGCCGCTGTCTTCTCTTGACGTTTCAATTCAGGCGCAGGTGCTTAACTTGCTGAAAGACTTGAAAGATGCTTATGGGCTCTCGTTTTTATTTATAAGCCATGATTTAAACGTGGTTAGATACTTTAGCGACACAATCGGAGTTATGTATCTGGGAAAAATCGTTGAACTTGCCAAATCAGAAGATCTCTTCAGCGCACCCATGCACCCCTACACGGTGATGCTGATAGAATCAGCGCCAAAGATTAGAACCTCAAAACCTCAAAGAAAGACTTTTGACGTTAACTCATTGGATGTGCCAAGTCCGATAAATATACCGGCGGGCTGTCCGTTTCATCCGAGATGCCCAAAGTGCTCGGACATTTGTAAAACGGAAATTCCGCAGCTTCAGCCGCACGATGGACGCCTTGCGGCATGTCATTTATTATCGTGA
- a CDS encoding ABC transporter ATP-binding protein, translating into MSLLSVKELSVSFKMSGKDVRVVDTLSFDINESEIFGVVGESGSGKSMTALSIMGILPDSAQSEGQIVFKGDELSSLSKERRRALRGNSISMVFQEPMTSLNPVLTIGYQIAEVLTTHKGMSVRDANRRAVELLNEVKIPSAEQRAKDYPHQMSGGMRQRVMIAMAIACKPALLIADEPTTALDVTIAAQILNLIHSIKEEKNMSVMFITHDLAIVSEHTDRVAIMYAGTIVELAKTEELFAKPLHPYTIGLLNSIPGGKGDALESIPGTVPRADRLPDGCKFSDRCRFVLPKCKAEEPELRDVGDGRLLRCIRNERLAL; encoded by the coding sequence ATGTCACTTCTTAGTGTAAAAGAGCTCAGTGTCAGTTTTAAAATGTCTGGGAAAGACGTACGGGTCGTTGACACTCTGAGTTTTGATATTAACGAAAGTGAAATCTTTGGAGTAGTTGGTGAAAGCGGCTCAGGGAAAAGCATGACGGCGCTTTCCATAATGGGAATTCTTCCTGATAGCGCGCAAAGTGAAGGGCAAATAGTCTTTAAGGGTGATGAGCTTAGCTCTCTTAGCAAAGAAAGACGCAGAGCATTAAGGGGTAACTCAATTTCAATGGTTTTTCAAGAGCCTATGACATCCTTAAATCCAGTTCTTACCATCGGCTATCAGATTGCCGAAGTGTTAACCACACACAAGGGGATGTCTGTCCGTGACGCAAACAGACGCGCGGTTGAGCTGCTTAATGAGGTAAAAATACCATCGGCTGAGCAAAGAGCAAAAGACTATCCGCATCAAATGTCAGGCGGGATGCGGCAGCGGGTCATGATAGCTATGGCGATAGCTTGTAAGCCTGCGCTTCTTATCGCTGATGAGCCTACAACAGCGCTGGATGTCACAATTGCAGCTCAAATACTCAACTTAATTCATTCAATCAAAGAGGAAAAAAACATGTCGGTTATGTTCATAACCCATGATCTGGCAATTGTTTCAGAACATACCGACCGTGTGGCTATTATGTACGCAGGCACCATAGTGGAGTTGGCAAAAACTGAAGAGCTATTTGCTAAGCCTCTGCATCCATACACGATAGGACTTCTTAACTCAATACCCGGCGGCAAAGGCGACGCCCTTGAGTCCATACCCGGCACTGTGCCGCGTGCCGACAGACTGCCGGATGGTTGTAAGTTTTCCGACAGGTGCCGCTTTGTGCTGCCTAAGTGCAAAGCAGAGGAGCCGGAGCTTAGAGATGTTGGCGATGGACGGCTGCTTAGGTGCATAAGAAATGAAAGGTTAGCATTATAG
- a CDS encoding YraN family protein: MSNIETGKMGETLAVKFLKRSGYKILERNYRNKVGEIDIIAKVGDCIVFVEVKTRLSDAFGYPVEAVNAIKKQKIKGTALLYMKTFKTEPMVRFDVISIMINGKENQIQHIKDAIEG; encoded by the coding sequence GTGAGCAATATTGAAACAGGCAAAATGGGCGAAACGCTGGCCGTAAAATTTCTGAAAAGGTCCGGCTATAAGATTTTGGAAAGAAATTACAGGAATAAAGTAGGGGAAATTGATATAATAGCTAAAGTGGGTGACTGCATTGTCTTTGTGGAGGTGAAAACCAGACTAAGCGATGCTTTTGGATATCCGGTAGAAGCGGTGAATGCAATAAAAAAACAGAAAATAAAGGGCACAGCTCTTCTGTATATGAAAACATTCAAAACCGAACCCATGGTGCGGTTTGATGTGATAAGCATTATGATTAATGGTAAGGAAAATCAAATTCAACACATAAAGGATGCCATTGAAGGTTAA
- a CDS encoding DUF3842 family protein, protein MLKIAVVDGQGGGIGSVLVKRLRDEFDEAVEIIALGTNSAATTSMLRAKANKGATGENAIALNAGRVDVITGPLSIVIANSMMGELTPVMAQAIAQSRARKILLHLNQEGIEIVGSAREPLPHLVDSLIEKIKNLVGGQTHV, encoded by the coding sequence ATGTTAAAAATTGCAGTGGTTGACGGGCAGGGAGGAGGTATCGGCTCTGTGTTAGTGAAGCGATTGCGTGATGAGTTTGATGAGGCTGTTGAGATAATAGCATTAGGTACAAATTCGGCTGCTACAACTTCTATGCTAAGAGCTAAAGCCAACAAAGGAGCAACAGGAGAAAACGCTATTGCGCTAAATGCCGGGCGTGTGGATGTGATAACAGGCCCACTAAGCATAGTCATAGCTAACTCCATGATGGGTGAGCTAACACCTGTAATGGCACAGGCGATAGCACAGTCAAGAGCTAGGAAAATCCTTCTTCACTTAAATCAGGAGGGTATAGAAATCGTAGGCAGCGCAAGGGAGCCGCTGCCGCATTTGGTTGATAGTTTGATAGAAAAGATAAAGAATCTCGTTGGAGGTCAAACCCATGTGTGA
- a CDS encoding CooT family nickel-binding protein, with product MCEANVYVREKDGTESLYLENVDLLRPEDGRLFMKNLFGEQKFFDGDIGEISLIKHKIILTRR from the coding sequence ATGTGTGAAGCTAATGTATATGTAAGGGAAAAAGACGGCACAGAGTCGCTCTACCTTGAAAACGTTGATCTGCTGCGACCGGAGGACGGCAGGCTGTTTATGAAAAATCTCTTCGGCGAACAGAAATTTTTTGATGGAGACATTGGAGAGATTTCACTGATTAAACACAAAATAATATTAACAAGACGGTAA
- a CDS encoding TIGR00159 family protein — protein sequence MINIAKHIRWQDVLDVLLIWLIFYRLFLLIKGTRAVQMLIGIGVLLLASMVSGYLKIYTLDWIIQSFWTYIIVSIVVLFQPEIRRALAQMGKAPFLPFTPAEELKSIDEVVKSTASLSARKIGALMVIERETSLKDYIEIGTYLEARVSRELLLSIFHPTSPIHDGAVVVKANKILAAGCFLPISFRPDIDKTLGTRHRAALAITEETDAVAVIVSEETGDISISIGGDFIKKIDMNQLRLELTNLFTHTKGRDDD from the coding sequence ATTATAAATATAGCAAAGCATATAAGATGGCAGGATGTTTTAGATGTTCTGTTGATATGGTTGATATTTTACAGGCTCTTTTTGCTGATAAAGGGGACACGTGCCGTGCAAATGCTTATTGGCATAGGAGTGCTCCTTTTAGCGTCAATGGTCTCAGGGTATTTGAAAATATACACCCTGGACTGGATAATACAGAGTTTCTGGACGTACATAATAGTATCAATTGTTGTACTGTTTCAGCCCGAGATCCGGCGCGCATTGGCACAGATGGGAAAGGCGCCTTTTTTACCCTTTACCCCGGCTGAGGAGCTTAAGTCTATAGATGAGGTTGTTAAGTCAACGGCGTCTCTGTCAGCACGAAAAATAGGCGCTCTCATGGTCATAGAGCGGGAAACGTCGCTTAAGGACTATATTGAAATCGGCACGTATCTTGAAGCAAGGGTTAGCAGAGAGCTTCTGCTTAGTATCTTTCATCCAACATCTCCAATACATGACGGGGCAGTAGTGGTTAAAGCAAATAAAATACTTGCTGCCGGGTGTTTTCTGCCTATCTCTTTCCGTCCTGACATTGATAAAACTCTTGGCACTCGTCACAGAGCGGCGCTTGCAATCACTGAGGAAACAGACGCTGTGGCTGTCATAGTGTCTGAGGAAACGGGAGATATATCCATATCGATAGGAGGAGATTTTATTAAAAAGATTGACATGAACCAACTGAGACTTGAACTTACCAATCTATTTACACATACCAAAGGCAGGGATGATGATTAA
- a CDS encoding phosphoglucosamine mutase, with product MKLFGTDGIRGAVNSYPMTPETVVRVGMAIGQILHRNNGKNMILIGKDTRLSGYMIESALTSGICAMGMNVTLVGPLPTPGVAYLTKSLRFDAGIVISASHNPFEDNGIKIFDRDGFKLSDAIEQTIESLVLNTKDGLTLPHASKIGKAFRLEDATARYIEYVKSTISRDVDFDGLRVVVDSANGAAYKVTPLLLAELGAEVISLNDDPDGKNINDHCGSLYLDNLSKAVVSHRAHVGIAHDGDADRTLMCDEFGNTIDGDLIMAIWAKELQAQGKLRNSTVVSTVMSNLGLEHYLKREGITLLRTKVGDRYVVEKMLECDYNFGGEQSGHIISLAHSTTGDGPITAIQILDIAWKLKKPLSELVSEVTLYPQVLKNVRVARMQDFKSFPEIVSAISEAEAKLNGSGRILVRPSGTEPKIRIMVEGQKKALVDEIADRVSGLVERLMA from the coding sequence ATGAAATTATTTGGCACTGATGGTATAAGAGGTGCTGTAAACAGCTATCCTATGACGCCTGAGACAGTTGTACGGGTTGGAATGGCAATTGGACAGATTCTTCACAGAAACAATGGTAAAAACATGATACTGATTGGTAAAGACACCCGTCTTTCCGGCTACATGATAGAGAGCGCCCTGACCTCAGGAATTTGTGCAATGGGAATGAATGTTACTCTGGTCGGCCCCCTGCCTACTCCCGGTGTTGCCTACCTGACTAAATCCCTTCGTTTTGATGCAGGCATTGTTATCTCTGCCTCACACAACCCGTTTGAAGACAACGGCATAAAGATTTTTGACAGAGACGGCTTTAAACTCTCAGATGCTATCGAGCAGACTATAGAGTCGCTGGTGCTTAACACCAAAGACGGCCTGACCCTTCCTCATGCCAGTAAAATTGGCAAAGCCTTCAGATTAGAGGATGCTACGGCACGTTATATAGAGTACGTGAAGTCAACAATATCTCGGGATGTGGACTTTGACGGTTTAAGAGTTGTGGTTGATTCGGCAAATGGCGCTGCATACAAAGTCACTCCCCTTTTGCTTGCCGAACTGGGTGCTGAGGTCATAAGTCTAAATGACGACCCTGACGGGAAAAACATAAATGATCACTGCGGCTCCCTGTATCTTGACAATTTATCAAAAGCAGTAGTTAGTCACAGAGCACACGTGGGAATTGCTCATGATGGGGACGCCGATAGAACCCTCATGTGTGATGAGTTTGGTAACACCATTGATGGAGACCTGATTATGGCCATATGGGCAAAAGAACTCCAAGCTCAGGGAAAGCTGCGTAATTCCACAGTGGTTTCCACCGTAATGAGCAATCTGGGACTTGAGCACTATCTTAAACGTGAGGGGATAACACTTCTGCGCACAAAAGTCGGCGATAGATACGTGGTAGAGAAAATGCTGGAGTGCGATTATAACTTTGGCGGTGAGCAGTCAGGCCATATAATCTCTCTTGCCCACAGCACAACAGGAGACGGTCCTATAACAGCCATACAGATTCTTGACATAGCGTGGAAACTCAAAAAACCACTGTCAGAGCTTGTCTCAGAGGTTACGCTTTACCCGCAGGTTTTAAAAAATGTGCGGGTTGCAAGGATGCAGGATTTTAAAAGCTTTCCTGAAATTGTAAGCGCCATTTCTGAGGCTGAAGCAAAGCTAAATGGTTCAGGGAGAATTCTTGTTAGGCCATCTGGCACAGAGCCTAAAATCCGCATCATGGTTGAGGGACAAAAAAAGGCGCTTGTTGATGAGATTGCAGACAGAGTCTCAGGATTGGTTGAAAGGCTCATGGCCTGA
- a CDS encoding DNA internalization-related competence protein ComEC/Rec2: MYLFTPFIIGVLFFYSYLYFPYLTALAIGGATLFFLFRFRKNISVFLLIFLVATAGFFYSYLRYEPETSVPFYSPVEINEATGVFTSRPVTVKTTSPLSGRETTFIRQDFTINSMKSYRTVPCKQGKKYDYPWKTMPFFEPLQVTVFFYDNQTMINAGTEAVVDIKVSYDKRHFNPGSYSFPYKPIATIQKIYLLKESDSLRWIFPKLRKRLSDAIERKFSGDAADLVKALTIGDTSSISDHVNEIFRRTGLTHLLSVSGAHFGMLTVAAFLVFRFLLNLLPLRAIVKITTYMSLTQLSALVAIPFIASYFFISELTIPAYRSFVTIGVYMGALLLGRKGIWWNSLLFAAFVIELTDPASIFNISFLLSFNAVLFIGLANDRFLNNFISSEDGAKTVKKEPEAPNLMYEKIKAGLKYFWANFIITLAITAGTLPITISFFYNISLISVVANSVVVPVVCMLGMPLIASSVFIFLLTGYMPFVSVISEILNFSIKLMEFFSGFQYSSIAIRAFPPIFAIILYVGFLCIFKYTKTALLIIVLTVSGVVLYHYYFQTHDSLKVTFLDVGQSDSMVIETKSGKIIVVDTGKTGRELESFLRYRGKNTIEAVFLTHGDNDHVGGFVPISNKFDIKAVFDNGFINYTPSILNRMRIMHLSKGDTINIDGAVIKVFHPYVNYCYSDKGRLVNNTSLVFQLKGSNNTFLFTGDIEQDGERYMESLGDYLKSDVLKVAHHGSATSSDFAFLSHVSPKISVVSVGRCNSYGHPSEDVINRLKNSLILRTDTVGAVKITESSNGIKLETYEHSKLKKAFDLQSEIENIKKLFRMW; this comes from the coding sequence ATGTACCTGTTTACTCCGTTTATAATCGGGGTACTGTTTTTTTATTCATATCTGTATTTTCCTTATTTAACGGCATTAGCTATTGGCGGCGCCACGTTGTTTTTTTTATTTCGTTTCAGAAAAAATATATCAGTCTTTCTTTTGATATTTCTTGTGGCAACAGCAGGATTTTTCTATAGCTATCTTAGGTACGAACCTGAAACCTCCGTGCCATTCTATAGTCCTGTTGAAATCAACGAAGCCACTGGAGTGTTTACATCAAGACCGGTTACTGTTAAAACCACATCTCCACTTTCCGGCAGAGAGACAACTTTTATCCGGCAGGATTTCACAATTAACTCAATGAAATCGTATCGTACTGTGCCTTGTAAGCAAGGCAAAAAATACGACTACCCATGGAAAACCATGCCTTTTTTTGAACCACTACAAGTTACTGTTTTTTTCTACGATAACCAAACTATGATTAATGCCGGAACTGAGGCTGTAGTGGATATTAAAGTTAGCTATGACAAGAGACACTTTAACCCCGGCTCGTACTCATTTCCATATAAACCCATTGCTACAATCCAAAAAATCTATTTGCTTAAGGAATCCGACTCGCTTAGGTGGATATTTCCAAAGCTGCGAAAGAGGCTCTCAGATGCTATAGAAAGGAAATTTAGCGGCGATGCTGCAGACCTTGTTAAGGCATTGACCATTGGAGATACGTCATCAATTTCCGACCACGTTAACGAGATATTCAGGCGCACCGGACTAACCCACCTTCTAAGCGTTTCAGGCGCTCATTTTGGAATGCTTACGGTTGCGGCTTTTCTGGTTTTCCGGTTTTTACTTAATTTATTGCCACTTAGAGCGATTGTTAAAATAACCACATATATGAGTTTAACTCAATTATCCGCGCTGGTTGCCATTCCATTCATTGCATCATATTTTTTTATCTCAGAGCTGACTATACCTGCTTACAGGTCGTTTGTCACAATCGGAGTCTATATGGGCGCTTTGCTTCTGGGCAGAAAGGGTATATGGTGGAACAGCCTTCTGTTTGCCGCCTTTGTGATAGAGTTAACCGATCCGGCTTCAATATTTAATATATCGTTTCTGCTTTCATTTAATGCCGTATTGTTTATAGGGCTTGCAAACGACAGGTTTTTAAACAACTTCATAAGCTCTGAAGACGGTGCAAAAACTGTTAAAAAAGAACCGGAGGCACCTAATCTTATGTACGAAAAAATAAAAGCAGGACTAAAATATTTTTGGGCTAACTTTATCATAACATTAGCAATAACCGCAGGAACTCTGCCGATAACAATATCATTCTTTTACAACATCTCGCTCATATCGGTTGTTGCAAACTCTGTGGTTGTGCCGGTGGTTTGTATGTTAGGAATGCCGCTAATAGCATCAAGCGTATTTATTTTTCTTCTGACCGGCTACATGCCGTTTGTCTCAGTAATTTCAGAAATACTCAATTTTTCCATAAAACTAATGGAGTTTTTCTCAGGATTTCAGTATTCGTCAATAGCTATAAGAGCATTTCCACCAATATTTGCAATTATCCTCTATGTCGGTTTTTTATGTATTTTTAAATACACCAAAACAGCGCTGCTGATTATTGTTTTAACAGTTTCAGGGGTGGTTTTGTATCATTATTATTTTCAAACTCATGACAGTTTAAAGGTAACGTTTCTTGATGTAGGACAGAGTGATTCAATGGTGATAGAGACGAAGTCGGGGAAAATCATAGTCGTAGATACCGGAAAAACCGGACGTGAACTTGAGAGCTTTTTACGTTACCGCGGTAAAAACACAATAGAGGCCGTGTTTCTCACTCACGGCGACAACGATCACGTGGGCGGCTTTGTACCTATCTCCAACAAGTTTGATATTAAGGCGGTATTTGACAATGGCTTTATAAATTATACGCCGTCAATTTTAAACCGCATGCGCATTATGCATCTATCAAAGGGCGATACTATTAATATAGACGGAGCTGTAATAAAAGTGTTCCATCCATATGTAAACTACTGTTATTCAGACAAAGGCCGTCTTGTAAACAACACGTCGCTGGTGTTTCAGCTTAAGGGCAGCAATAACACGTTTTTATTTACCGGTGACATTGAGCAAGATGGTGAAAGGTATATGGAGAGCCTTGGGGATTACCTTAAAAGCGATGTATTAAAGGTAGCTCATCACGGGAGTGCAACATCGTCGGATTTTGCTTTTTTGAGCCATGTGTCTCCAAAAATTTCGGTAGTAAGCGTTGGACGATGCAATTCGTATGGTCATCCATCAGAAGACGTGATAAATAGGCTTAAAAACTCCTTGATTTTAAGAACTGACACAGTAGGAGCAGTTAAAATTACTGAGAGCAGCAATGGCATTAAGCTTGAAACTTATGAACACTCAAAACTTAAAAAAGCATTTGATTTACAAAGTGAAATAGAAAACATTAAAAAACTTTTCAGGATGTGGTGA
- a CDS encoding glycosyltransferase family 2 protein, translating into MLIYICGALLLLEIVKEQGGQISVAYEKPLVSVVMVSYNRKEDVWEGLVRLLNQKYSALEIIVVENGSDDGTAEMVRREFHTVRLINLHENTGVSAYNVGFKTACGKYILILDDDSFPEDGAIEKMVGKFEHDPMLGIAAFDVRDYYNYRETASETSLKPIQETKAAESYMMSFNGAGAGIRKEILDVTGGYPDEFFLYFNETDLALRVLNLGYKIEFFPDLVSYHKNSPSNRESTRAPFYYTRNMFWVFWKNYPHSIMWANTFKLIYHCLYYTMEQGTSVYIKSLLDAVGGLGHILKKRAPVKKEIAKNMRIHITSPFTMYK; encoded by the coding sequence ATGTTAATATATATATGTGGAGCGCTGTTACTTTTAGAAATTGTCAAAGAGCAGGGGGGGCAAATTAGCGTGGCATATGAAAAGCCGCTTGTAAGTGTTGTGATGGTGTCGTATAACCGCAAGGAGGATGTATGGGAGGGGCTTGTCAGGCTTTTAAATCAAAAATATTCCGCTTTGGAAATCATAGTTGTAGAAAACGGCTCTGATGATGGTACGGCAGAGATGGTCAGAAGAGAATTTCACACAGTGCGTCTTATCAACCTGCATGAAAACACCGGTGTTTCCGCCTATAACGTGGGATTTAAAACAGCCTGCGGCAAGTATATACTGATTCTTGACGATGACAGTTTTCCCGAGGACGGGGCAATAGAGAAAATGGTTGGAAAGTTTGAGCATGATCCGATGCTTGGCATTGCTGCCTTTGACGTCAGGGATTATTATAATTACAGAGAGACTGCTTCAGAGACAAGCCTCAAGCCCATACAGGAGACGAAAGCCGCGGAAAGCTACATGATGTCTTTTAATGGAGCCGGAGCTGGAATCAGAAAGGAAATATTAGACGTCACAGGCGGGTATCCTGATGAGTTTTTCCTCTATTTTAATGAAACCGATCTTGCCCTCAGGGTGCTTAATCTTGGATATAAAATAGAGTTTTTCCCAGACCTTGTCTCCTATCATAAGAACTCGCCCTCAAACAGAGAATCCACTCGTGCCCCTTTTTATTACACAAGAAATATGTTTTGGGTGTTTTGGAAAAATTATCCCCACTCTATAATGTGGGCAAATACTTTTAAACTGATTTACCACTGCCTGTACTACACTATGGAGCAGGGGACGAGTGTATATATAAAATCGCTTTTGGATGCGGTGGGAGGTCTCGGTCACATATTGAAAAAACGTGCGCCTGTGAAAAAAGAGATAGCAAAAAACATGCGCATACATATAACCTCACCGTTTACAATGTACAAGTGA
- a CDS encoding restriction endonuclease — translation MSKLSNSGIKEKFSNSLSVFVERMKEYVSTDNGEWSVKGFIDIYRNIYTISSDTKIVSKILEVHLFPLILQFAEEHKYFIVLAEHQNWYPDLSFVSKDNPDIKFAVDFKTTYRDIGSPGHVNGFTLGSHGTYFKNRTSTKNIQFPYDEYSGHFCLGIIYTRSDVKNIDETQIINVKELDDKHAANLQINQRRVHKVESLRSITSVIKDFQFFVCEKWRLASDRQGSGNTANIGSITFIEDILQGRGIFSKLGEDWFDEYWMNYGLTTMKRKGTTIRITRLEDFIDFKGGDTNLIVPLITKKRIKEEL, via the coding sequence ATGTCTAAACTGTCAAATAGTGGAATAAAGGAAAAGTTCTCTAATTCTCTGTCCGTTTTTGTTGAACGGATGAAAGAATATGTTAGTACTGATAACGGTGAATGGTCGGTAAAAGGTTTTATAGACATTTATCGAAACATATATACGATTAGTTCGGATACTAAGATAGTTTCAAAAATTCTTGAAGTACACCTGTTTCCTCTTATTTTACAATTTGCCGAAGAACACAAATACTTTATAGTTCTTGCTGAACATCAAAACTGGTATCCTGATTTAAGTTTTGTTAGTAAGGATAACCCAGACATAAAATTTGCTGTTGATTTTAAAACTACTTACAGAGATATTGGTTCTCCCGGCCATGTAAATGGTTTTACTTTGGGTAGTCATGGCACTTATTTCAAAAATCGCACATCTACGAAAAATATACAGTTTCCTTATGATGAATACTCTGGTCACTTCTGTCTTGGAATTATATATACACGTTCTGATGTTAAAAATATTGATGAAACACAAATTATTAATGTCAAAGAACTAGACGACAAACACGCAGCAAACCTTCAAATCAACCAAAGGAGGGTCCACAAAGTGGAAAGCCTTCGTTCAATTACTTCCGTTATAAAAGATTTTCAGTTTTTTGTATGCGAGAAATGGAGGTTAGCAAGCGATCGTCAAGGCTCTGGTAACACTGCTAACATAGGTTCTATTACATTCATAGAGGATATCCTGCAAGGAAGAGGAATATTTTCAAAGCTTGGCGAGGATTGGTTTGATGAATACTGGATGAATTACGGCTTAACCACAATGAAACGTAAAGGTACAACAATAAGGATAACGCGCCTTGAAGACTTTATAGACTTCAAGGGAGGTGATACAAATCTTATTGTACCATTGATTACAAAAAAAAGAATAAAGGAAGAATTGTAG
- a CDS encoding Dam family site-specific DNA-(adenine-N6)-methyltransferase, giving the protein MVVVVVPPIKSQGIKTKLVLWIKSLVPEVSGRWIEPFLGTGVVAFNSGFTDAILSDTNPHVIRFYKDVQDGNITPLIVRDYLQRESKNLRNGGNNGYDYFIYIKDRFNREKSPLDFLFLSRAGFNGMMRFNQKGEWNIPFCKKPERFSKSYITKIVNQVRDISLVIKARWSFINKHFSEVIPIADENDFIYCDPPYSGRYVDYYNGWTDDDEHHLFELLSSTKARFILSTWHHNDYRENTMIAKYWKHFNIVTRDHFYHSGGKIENRRAIVETLVFNFDTNIKQHNHGIEAKRKQPCLAF; this is encoded by the coding sequence ATTGTAGTGGTTGTGGTTCCACCGATAAAGAGTCAGGGAATTAAAACAAAATTAGTACTATGGATTAAATCTCTTGTTCCAGAAGTTTCGGGACGATGGATTGAGCCATTTCTGGGAACAGGTGTCGTTGCGTTCAATTCTGGCTTTACTGATGCTATTCTTAGTGATACGAACCCTCACGTAATTCGTTTTTATAAAGATGTTCAGGACGGAAATATTACACCATTAATTGTTCGTGATTATCTTCAGAGAGAAAGTAAAAACCTAAGAAATGGAGGCAATAACGGTTATGATTATTTCATATATATAAAAGACCGGTTTAATCGGGAGAAATCACCTTTAGATTTTTTATTTCTCTCACGTGCAGGGTTTAACGGAATGATGCGCTTCAACCAGAAGGGAGAGTGGAATATACCTTTTTGTAAAAAACCTGAAAGATTTAGTAAATCTTATATTACAAAAATCGTTAATCAAGTACGAGACATATCCCTTGTAATTAAAGCAAGGTGGTCATTTATAAACAAACATTTCTCAGAAGTTATACCTATTGCCGATGAAAATGATTTTATTTATTGCGACCCCCCATATTCAGGCCGTTACGTGGATTATTACAATGGATGGACAGATGACGATGAACATCACCTGTTTGAGCTGTTATCATCCACCAAAGCACGGTTTATACTGTCAACGTGGCATCATAACGACTATCGAGAAAATACAATGATTGCTAAATACTGGAAACACTTTAATATTGTAACACGGGACCATTTTTATCATTCCGGCGGCAAAATAGAAAACAGACGTGCAATCGTTGAAACTTTGGTTTTTAACTTTGATACAAACATTAAACAACATAATCATGGAATCGAGGCAAAACGCAAACAACCATGCCTTGCTTTTTAA